AGTAATTTATTTCACTCGGTTCCTCCTTCGGGTTTCCCGGGCTTTTTTTATCCCGCACAGTGGACAACCATGGCCTCGAATACGTGAGCTTCCCACCGCCTCCCACGGATACGCGCACTTCTTGCATACCCACTTGAGCTTCTTTTCTGTCTCTGCGACAACCTCATCCGCTGGCAGGTCGTTCTCAGGAGCGTATTCGGCAAACAGGTCGGGATACAGATATGCAAGAGAGTTTGATTTGTCGGGTTTGACAGCTTTGTTGTCGCAAGCACGGCAACCGTCACCCCGTGCGCGTTTATTTCCTGGAACTACCCACCTATACCCACATGTGTGACACTTCCATTTGAGTTTTGCCGAGGTGTGAGCGACAACCTCATCTGGTAGCTGTTCATTATCGTCGGCATAATCCTCAAGTAATTCTGGATACATGCGAGCGAGAGAATTGGACTTGTCGGGCTTGACAATGTGGTTGGCACAAGCTCGGCAGCTCTTACCTGCCACTCGATTACTTCCCATTG
This genomic interval from bacterium contains the following:
- a CDS encoding zinc-ribbon domain-containing protein, whose product is PDKSNSLAHTHPHLVAEYADDNELPADQVVAGTNKKLKWVCKKCGYRWESMGSNRVAGKSCRACANHIVKPDKSNSLARMYPELLEDYADDNEQLPDEVVAHTSAKLKWKCHTCGYRWVVPGNKRARGDGCRACDNKAVKPDKSNSLAYLYPDLFAEYAPENDLPADEVVAETEKKLKWVCKKCAYPWEAVGSSRIRGHGCPLCGIKKARETRRRNRVK